The genomic interval TAGGACGGCGGGGTGAAATCTATCCGTTAATGAAATCAGGTCACACCCGACTCCACTTGCGAACTCGGAAGTTAAGCTCTCCATCGCCGATGATACTGCCTCGGTAGCCAGTGGGAAAGTAGGTCGTCGCAAGCTTTTATTTTAAAAGCCCATCTAAGATTTTAGGTGGGCTTTCTTGCGTTTTGATCATCTAGATCCTTTATGACCCCGTACATTTTTGTGTGCTGGGTTTTTTGCGTTCTGGGGGAAGTGTATTGGGTGTTGATGCTTAATGATTTGAGGAGTATCAAGTCAGCAGTATTGATTGCTTACAGGAGGAGCTTGATGCAGATAGTTGATTTCGAATCATATGAGAATGATCTTTTTGAAGGATTGGATTTTAATGATCAAACCCTGCAGGAAGTAAGTTTTTATAGATGCTCTTTCGAGTCTTCTTCATTACAATATGCTGAATTTATTGATTGCGATTTTCAGGAATGCTCCTTTATCGGTTGTAATATGGCCCTGACTGTTTTTGCTAATTCCAAATTAATTGATATTGAGTTCAGGGATTCAAAATTACTTGGGATTAATTGGGGAAATCTTGGTCCAGTTATCAGGGCCAACTATTCCAATTGCGTAATGGACCGGTGTGCTTTCAGCAGCCAGAATTTAGTAAAAGTAAAATTTAGCTTCTGTTCATTAAAAGATGCTGCTTTTTCTGATTGCAAGCTGGCACGTGTGAAATTTGATGATTGTGATTTTGCCGGTTGTCAGTTTCATCAGTCAGATCTGACTTCTGCTGATTTTAGCACCTCACGTAATTATTTTATGAATGCTGAAACGAATAATCTTAGAAAGGCTAAATTTTCACTGCCTGAGGCCGTGTCGCTACTGGCTAATCTGGAGATAGAACTTACGTAGTTATCAATAATTAGCTGTAGCTGAGTAAAGATCTTACTTTTGGCCTGACGTTTGTACAATTTTACAGCTTGACTTGTTTTTTATTTGGCAATATCACCAAACTCATGTCTTTAACTTGGCAATTTTGCCAAATAACCATATTCATACAATTGGAGTCTGAAATGAAAGCTCTTAATGATGCTGTTGCTGAAATGGATTTTGATTTCCTGAGTTCCGGTGAGCACACCATGAGTATTGAAGGTATGCGCAAGGTTCTCGGTAGTGAGAATTCTGAAGTTGTTTTTCTTGATGTTCGTTCGGATAAGGAAATGAAATATCTTGTACTCCCGTTTGCCAAACATATTCCGTTGAATGAGTTGCCTGCCCGTCTGGATGAATTGCCTAAAGATAAACTCATTGTAGCTTATTGCACCTCTATTTTTCGATCTGCAGTAGCCTACACTCTGCTGCGTGCGCACGGCTTTGATCAAGTTAAAGGCATGGCCGCTTCCATGGAAGATATGGTCGGTGCTTTCAAGCCCGGTCCTTTGGGTAAAATGTAGTCATGGATATGTTGACTCTCGGCATCACACTTGCCTCATTTGTGCTGAGCTTTATTTTTGCGCTCGGCGGGGTCGGCTCGGCAGTGGTGCTTATCCCAACGCTGACATGGATGGGAGTGCCGTTTAATCTGGCCCGGCCTACCGGGCTTTTTGTGAATGCTGTCAGTATGCTCGGGGCGACTTATTCCAATATCAAGGAAAAACGCCTTGATTTTAAGCTGGGCATTCCCATTGTTGTGGCCTCCGTGGTTATGGCCCCTGTCGGGGCATGGCTTGGTCATTTTTTGCCTTTGAAGTCCTTAATGCTGATTTTTATTTGCTTCCTGTGCTTTTCAGGAACGATGATGCTTTTCTTCAAGGCTTCCAAGTATAAGGACCAGTTCCGTGAGGATCGTCCTGTTACCGGTCCCTTTCTGGTTGGTGTGCTTGCAGGATTTATTTCCGGTCTGCTTGGCGTGGGCGGCGGAGGGGTAATTTCACCGCTGATGATCATGCAGGGATTTAATCCCAAAAAAGTGGCCACTGTGACAGCGTTCGCAGTTCCTTTTTCATCCATAACCGCTTTTGCGGCTTATGCCATGATGGGCTCGGTTTCTGTCAGGTTGTTGATTTTTGCCGGACTGGCCGCCTGGGGGGGCGGTTATCTGGGAACAAAAGTCATGCATGCCCGGATGAAGCCTGCCACTGTTAAAAAATTTCTCGGCGGAACAATTATTCTGCTGGGTATAAAACTGCTCTGGTCTTTTGTTTTGAATTAACTATGTAAACATTAATTGCATAGGATTTGTGAATTTCCTCTCCGGCTTCGGCTGGGGAGGATTTTTTTTTGCCTTTTTTTCAGAAAGTTCTCCAGGGCGGACCTGAATTACCTGATTCAGGTCCGCCCTGCCAAGTATCTTATGTGTATAGGAGGACGAAGTAATGAAAAGAATTAAGGCAG from Desulfovibrio sp. JC010 carries:
- a CDS encoding pentapeptide repeat-containing protein — translated: MQIVDFESYENDLFEGLDFNDQTLQEVSFYRCSFESSSLQYAEFIDCDFQECSFIGCNMALTVFANSKLIDIEFRDSKLLGINWGNLGPVIRANYSNCVMDRCAFSSQNLVKVKFSFCSLKDAAFSDCKLARVKFDDCDFAGCQFHQSDLTSADFSTSRNYFMNAETNNLRKAKFSLPEAVSLLANLEIELT
- a CDS encoding rhodanese-like domain-containing protein, producing MKALNDAVAEMDFDFLSSGEHTMSIEGMRKVLGSENSEVVFLDVRSDKEMKYLVLPFAKHIPLNELPARLDELPKDKLIVAYCTSIFRSAVAYTLLRAHGFDQVKGMAASMEDMVGAFKPGPLGKM
- a CDS encoding sulfite exporter TauE/SafE family protein, which translates into the protein MDMLTLGITLASFVLSFIFALGGVGSAVVLIPTLTWMGVPFNLARPTGLFVNAVSMLGATYSNIKEKRLDFKLGIPIVVASVVMAPVGAWLGHFLPLKSLMLIFICFLCFSGTMMLFFKASKYKDQFREDRPVTGPFLVGVLAGFISGLLGVGGGGVISPLMIMQGFNPKKVATVTAFAVPFSSITAFAAYAMMGSVSVRLLIFAGLAAWGGGYLGTKVMHARMKPATVKKFLGGTIILLGIKLLWSFVLN